In Symmachiella dynata, the following are encoded in one genomic region:
- a CDS encoding sugar phosphate isomerase/epimerase family protein has protein sequence MSQSTTRRQFLAVSASVTSAMGIAHLTGLKLNAANKKPLYEISLAQWSLHKMLFDGKLDNLDFAKTTKEKFGINAVEYVNQFFKDKAKDMAYLGEMKKRASDLGVANVLIMIDGEGNLGDPDEAARIKAVENHYKWVDAAKFLGCHSIRVNARSDHKLSYGEQMVLAADGLRRLSEFGAEKKIGIIVENHGGLSSDGAWLAGVMKTVDNPNCGTLPDFGNFRIGDGNMYDRYQGVAELMPYAKAVSAKSHDFDEQGNEIHTDYLRMMQIVLDAGYHGYVGIEYEGSKLSEPEGIIATKKLLERVRSELA, from the coding sequence ATGTCACAGTCCACCACGCGGCGGCAGTTTTTGGCCGTTTCCGCTTCCGTTACTTCTGCTATGGGGATCGCACACTTGACCGGTTTGAAACTCAACGCTGCAAACAAAAAACCGCTGTACGAAATCTCATTGGCACAGTGGTCGCTCCACAAGATGCTGTTCGACGGAAAACTCGACAATCTCGATTTTGCCAAAACGACCAAAGAGAAATTCGGCATCAATGCCGTCGAGTACGTGAATCAATTCTTCAAGGATAAGGCCAAGGACATGGCCTATCTGGGAGAGATGAAAAAACGGGCCAGCGACCTGGGCGTGGCGAATGTGTTGATCATGATCGACGGCGAAGGCAACTTGGGCGATCCCGACGAAGCGGCACGGATCAAGGCTGTGGAGAATCATTACAAATGGGTCGATGCGGCCAAGTTTCTTGGCTGCCATTCGATTCGCGTCAACGCCCGTAGCGACCACAAGTTGTCGTATGGCGAACAAATGGTTTTAGCGGCTGATGGCTTGCGGCGGTTGTCTGAATTTGGTGCTGAGAAAAAGATCGGCATCATTGTTGAAAATCACGGCGGGCTCTCCTCCGACGGGGCTTGGTTGGCGGGCGTGATGAAGACGGTCGACAACCCGAATTGCGGCACGCTGCCCGACTTCGGCAATTTCCGAATCGGCGACGGCAACATGTACGACCGGTACCAGGGCGTGGCGGAGTTGATGCCCTATGCCAAGGCGGTCAGCGCCAAGTCACACGATTTCGATGAACAGGGAAATGAGATTCACACTGACTACCTTCGCATGATGCAGATCGTGCTAGACGCCGGTTATCATGGATACGTCGGCATCGAGTATGAAGGCAGCAAACTGAGCGAGCCGGAAGGGATCATAGCGACCAAGAAATTGTTGGAACGTGTCCGCAGCGAACTTGCGTAA
- a CDS encoding SDR family NAD(P)-dependent oxidoreductase, which produces MSEKCFDGATALVTGGSRGIGRACCVRLGQAGANVVVNYRSRKEDAEETARLVEAAGGQAQILAADVSDETAVEKMVSAIEERFGPVELLVNNAGIFELLPHEQTTAAHWRRTMDVNLTGLYLVTWAVKDRMIERGYGRIVNVASIAGIRGRPMAIAYSVSKAGVIEFTKSAGEALVKHGIRINAVAPGLVGTEILDDVDETLLDNMVAGTPIPRMGQPREIADAVFYLLSDQSSFINGQTIVADGGRVMLP; this is translated from the coding sequence ATGAGCGAAAAATGTTTTGATGGGGCGACGGCGTTGGTGACCGGTGGGTCGCGGGGGATTGGACGGGCTTGTTGTGTTCGTTTGGGGCAGGCGGGGGCCAATGTGGTTGTGAATTACCGTTCTCGCAAAGAGGACGCTGAAGAAACGGCGCGGCTGGTCGAAGCGGCCGGTGGACAGGCGCAGATTTTGGCGGCGGATGTTTCGGATGAAACCGCTGTGGAAAAGATGGTCTCCGCAATTGAAGAGCGGTTCGGGCCAGTGGAGTTATTGGTGAATAACGCCGGCATTTTTGAATTATTGCCGCACGAACAAACAACAGCCGCGCATTGGCGGCGCACGATGGACGTGAATCTCACCGGGCTGTACCTCGTGACCTGGGCTGTGAAGGATCGCATGATCGAGCGGGGTTACGGGCGAATTGTCAACGTGGCCTCGATTGCTGGAATCCGCGGACGGCCGATGGCGATCGCCTATTCGGTGAGCAAAGCGGGCGTGATTGAATTCACGAAGAGCGCCGGCGAAGCGTTGGTGAAACACGGAATCCGTATCAATGCGGTTGCTCCCGGTTTGGTCGGCACCGAGATATTAGACGACGTCGATGAGACGCTGCTGGACAACATGGTTGCCGGCACCCCGATACCCCGCATGGGACAACCTCGGGAAATTGCTGACGCTGTGTTTTATCTGCTGTCGGATCAGTCGAGTTTTATCAACGGCCAGACGATCGTTGCGGATGGCGGACGGGTGATGTTGCCGTGA
- a CDS encoding Gfo/Idh/MocA family protein codes for MTVGWGIVGCSDIVRRRAADAILAQPDSHIAAFFSHSSALADEHAARYGGRGYTNLDALLADEDVSIVYVASPVERHAPETIAAANAGKHVLVEKPMALTAAQCDAMIAAAQANSVHCAVAYYARWLPKVREMKRLLDEQALGTVVRAHVAQLSEFNPAADDPKIWRVRGRAGGGALADVGSHRLDLLHYLLGPPVAVWAACDKTTHPDWQSPDTETVFVRYASGTHLTLVCNWNTPHGVPAWELHGTQGSIVSDPWNAEPLTILGRDDFPVFESTYPDNAHFGVVHDFARADIENRPPEFPAEQGAWATRIIEAAQTASQTGRVVEFA; via the coding sequence ATGACTGTGGGTTGGGGAATTGTGGGGTGCAGTGACATTGTTCGTCGACGTGCCGCGGATGCGATTCTCGCACAACCCGACAGTCATATCGCCGCGTTTTTTTCACATAGCTCTGCACTGGCCGATGAACATGCCGCACGTTATGGCGGACGCGGTTACACGAATCTCGATGCATTATTGGCCGACGAGGATGTGTCGATCGTTTATGTTGCTTCGCCGGTGGAGCGGCATGCCCCTGAAACGATTGCCGCTGCCAATGCGGGCAAGCATGTGCTGGTTGAGAAACCGATGGCGCTCACCGCCGCCCAATGCGATGCGATGATCGCTGCCGCGCAGGCAAACAGCGTCCATTGTGCGGTCGCCTATTACGCCCGCTGGTTGCCTAAGGTGCGGGAGATGAAACGGTTGCTCGACGAACAGGCCCTCGGAACGGTCGTTCGCGCGCATGTGGCGCAGTTGAGCGAATTCAACCCGGCTGCCGATGATCCCAAGATCTGGCGCGTACGGGGCAGGGCAGGGGGTGGGGCGTTAGCCGATGTCGGCAGCCATCGCTTGGATCTGTTGCACTACTTGCTCGGCCCACCGGTAGCTGTTTGGGCGGCCTGCGATAAGACGACACACCCCGATTGGCAATCCCCCGACACAGAAACCGTCTTTGTCCGCTACGCATCGGGAACACACCTGACGCTGGTCTGCAACTGGAACACGCCGCATGGGGTCCCTGCCTGGGAATTACATGGCACGCAGGGCAGCATTGTGAGCGATCCTTGGAATGCGGAGCCGCTCACCATCTTGGGCCGCGATGACTTCCCGGTGTTTGAATCGACCTATCCCGACAACGCACACTTCGGCGTGGTCCATGATTTCGCCCGCGCGGACATCGAGAATCGTCCCCCGGAGTTTCCCGCGGAACAAGGGGCGTGGGCAACGCGGATTATTGAAGCGGCACAGACAGCGTCGCAGACGGGACGTGTGGTGGAATTTGCATGA
- the thiO gene encoding glycine oxidase ThiO has protein sequence MSDVIVIGGGVIGLSIAYELSGRGASVTVVDQGPLGREASWAGAGMLPPTAEAGTAEPALRLQSASQELWPQFSESLQAETGIDNGYRRSGGLEIRYGGPPDALHNDIEFAQQRGVEVEALTPQAARRYEPNLADNISSAYRIPEMAQIRNPRHVKALLAACTARGVRMIAGTPVYGFERSGEKIIGVNTSDGVLNAGQFLVSAGSWSQHILQTVGCSVTTQPVRGQIVLLSAQPLPFGHILLSGRKYLVPRPDGRILVGATVESVGFNKTNTAEGLSGLLDFATGLVPCLAEATFERAWAGLRPRSADGLPYLGRAPGTENLFVATGHFRDGLQLSPITGTLMASLVLGEKPALCLDDYACDRQQPTMDAGSKL, from the coding sequence ATGTCGGACGTGATTGTGATTGGCGGCGGGGTGATCGGTTTATCGATTGCCTATGAGCTATCCGGGCGGGGCGCCTCGGTGACGGTTGTCGATCAGGGTCCGCTGGGTCGTGAAGCGTCGTGGGCCGGTGCCGGGATGTTACCGCCGACCGCTGAGGCGGGAACCGCCGAACCCGCTTTACGTTTGCAATCTGCTAGCCAGGAATTGTGGCCGCAATTCAGTGAGTCGTTGCAAGCCGAGACAGGTATCGACAATGGATATCGACGCTCCGGTGGACTGGAGATTCGCTACGGTGGACCGCCGGACGCATTGCACAACGACATCGAATTCGCCCAGCAACGCGGCGTCGAGGTCGAAGCTTTAACCCCTCAAGCTGCACGCCGCTACGAACCGAATCTGGCGGACAATATTTCTTCCGCCTATCGAATTCCAGAGATGGCACAGATTCGCAATCCACGACACGTCAAAGCCTTATTGGCCGCTTGCACGGCGCGCGGTGTGCGGATGATTGCCGGGACGCCCGTTTACGGATTTGAACGCAGCGGTGAGAAAATCATCGGCGTCAATACTAGTGACGGCGTGTTGAACGCTGGCCAGTTCTTGGTCTCCGCCGGCAGTTGGTCGCAACATATTTTACAGACCGTTGGTTGCAGCGTGACGACACAGCCGGTGCGTGGGCAAATTGTTTTACTGAGCGCGCAGCCGCTGCCCTTCGGTCACATACTCTTGTCCGGTAGAAAGTATCTCGTGCCGCGACCTGATGGCCGGATTTTGGTGGGTGCAACGGTTGAATCGGTTGGCTTCAATAAAACCAACACCGCTGAGGGGTTGAGCGGACTCTTGGATTTTGCCACGGGCCTTGTGCCTTGTTTGGCGGAAGCAACATTCGAACGCGCCTGGGCGGGGTTGCGGCCGCGTTCGGCGGATGGGTTGCCTTATTTGGGACGCGCGCCTGGGACGGAGAACCTATTCGTCGCCACCGGGCATTTTCGTGATGGCCTGCAACTCTCCCCGATTACCGGAACGCTGATGGCGTCGTTGGTGCTGGGGGAAAAACCGGCGCTGTGTTTAGATGATTATGCCTGTGATCGGCAGCAACCAACCATGGATGCGGGGAGCAAGTTATGA
- a CDS encoding succinate dehydrogenase/fumarate reductase iron-sulfur subunit — MSELNLTLKVWRQAAGDAQGEFKLYQLRGVSTEMSFLEMLDVLNEQLISENEEPVAFDHDCREGICGMCSLMINGQAHGPDNETTTCQLHMRRFRDGDTIVIEPWRARAFPVVRDLVVDRSALDRVISVGGYVSVNCGSAQDANALPVPKQDADRAMDAASCIGCGACVAACKNASAMLFVGAKVSQMALLPQGKPERADRVLNMVAQMDEEGFGACTNTAECEAACPAGISLENIARLNREYFKASLTSSR, encoded by the coding sequence ATGAGTGAACTGAATTTGACGCTCAAGGTTTGGCGACAGGCCGCGGGCGACGCACAAGGTGAGTTCAAACTGTATCAACTGCGCGGTGTTTCGACCGAAATGTCGTTTTTGGAAATGCTGGACGTGCTGAACGAACAGTTGATTTCTGAAAATGAAGAGCCGGTTGCGTTCGACCACGATTGCCGTGAAGGAATTTGCGGCATGTGCAGTCTTATGATCAACGGCCAAGCCCATGGTCCGGACAACGAAACCACGACCTGCCAATTGCACATGCGGCGGTTTCGCGATGGCGATACGATTGTGATCGAGCCATGGCGGGCACGAGCCTTTCCGGTTGTGCGAGATTTGGTCGTCGACCGCAGCGCACTGGACCGTGTGATTTCCGTCGGCGGTTACGTATCGGTCAATTGCGGCAGTGCTCAAGACGCTAATGCCCTGCCTGTTCCTAAACAGGATGCCGACCGTGCCATGGACGCCGCATCCTGCATCGGCTGCGGAGCCTGTGTTGCTGCTTGTAAGAATGCTTCGGCCATGTTGTTTGTCGGAGCCAAGGTCTCGCAAATGGCGTTGTTGCCGCAAGGCAAGCCGGAACGCGCTGACCGCGTGCTGAATATGGTGGCCCAAATGGATGAAGAAGGCTTTGGGGCCTGCACCAACACGGCGGAATGCGAAGCGGCTTGTCCGGCGGGCATTTCACTGGAAAACATCGCCCGCCTCAATCGCGAGTACTTCAAGGCATCGCTCACATCATCACGCTGA
- a CDS encoding fumarate reductase/succinate dehydrogenase flavoprotein subunit, which translates to MSVVSETTLDAKVPSGPIEDKWEKHRFDMKLVAPNNKRKFDIVVVGTGLAGASAAASLAELGYNVTSLCIQDSPRRAHSIAAQGGINAAKNYPNDGDSVKRLFYDTVKGGDYRSREANVYRLAQVSGSIIDQCVAQGVPFAREYGGLLANRTFGGAQVSRTFYARGQTGQQLLLGAYGSLMRQVGHGKVKMFPRREMLDVVVVDGVARGVVARNLVTGEIESYAGHAVLLCTGGYGNAYYLSTNAKGCNVTAAWRAYKRGAYFANPCYTQIHPTCIPVSGDYQSKLTLMSESLRNDGRVWVPKDADDQRKPREIPEEDRDYYLERRYPAFGNMVPRDVASRAAKERCDAGYGVGSTGKSVYLDFKDAIARDGEDVIRQKYGNLFHMYQKITDEDPYHAPMRIYPAVHYTMGGLWVDYNLQSTIPGMFVLGEANFSDHGANRLGASALMQGLADGYFVAPYTVGNHLASVKLPRVTTHHPAFQEAVVDARNHTEAMLKINGNRSVDSIHRELGHIMWDHCGMSRSDAGLREAIEKIRTLREEFWQNLKVLGAGETLNQNLEYAGRLADFLEFGELLAKDALEREESCGGHFREEYQTGENEARRDDENFCHVAAWQYNGEASEPTRHTEPLSFETVKLTQRSYK; encoded by the coding sequence ATGAGCGTCGTCTCGGAAACGACTTTGGATGCGAAAGTTCCCTCGGGACCGATCGAAGACAAATGGGAGAAACACCGCTTCGATATGAAGTTGGTGGCGCCCAATAACAAACGCAAATTCGACATCGTCGTTGTGGGCACCGGCCTGGCGGGTGCATCGGCGGCGGCGTCATTGGCGGAGCTAGGCTACAACGTTACAAGCCTGTGCATTCAGGACTCCCCACGACGGGCACATAGTATTGCCGCCCAAGGGGGCATCAACGCCGCCAAAAACTATCCCAACGACGGCGATAGCGTGAAACGGTTGTTTTATGACACCGTCAAAGGGGGCGATTACCGTAGCCGCGAGGCCAATGTCTATCGCTTGGCGCAGGTCAGCGGTTCGATCATCGATCAATGCGTCGCACAGGGTGTCCCTTTTGCGCGTGAATACGGCGGGTTGCTGGCCAACCGCACCTTCGGCGGAGCACAAGTCTCGCGGACGTTTTACGCCCGCGGCCAAACCGGACAACAACTTTTGCTGGGTGCCTATGGCTCGTTGATGCGTCAAGTGGGGCATGGCAAAGTCAAAATGTTCCCCCGCCGAGAAATGCTCGACGTGGTGGTCGTGGATGGTGTCGCTCGCGGAGTGGTCGCCCGGAATTTGGTCACCGGCGAGATCGAATCGTACGCCGGTCATGCGGTTCTGCTCTGCACGGGCGGATATGGCAACGCCTATTACCTCTCGACGAACGCCAAGGGCTGTAATGTCACAGCAGCATGGCGGGCTTATAAACGAGGTGCGTATTTCGCCAATCCTTGTTACACACAGATTCATCCCACCTGCATTCCGGTGTCGGGCGATTATCAATCGAAACTGACACTGATGAGCGAAAGCTTGCGGAATGACGGCCGGGTGTGGGTCCCCAAGGATGCAGACGACCAACGCAAACCGCGGGAAATTCCCGAAGAGGACCGGGATTACTATCTGGAACGGCGTTATCCCGCCTTCGGAAATATGGTCCCCCGCGACGTCGCCTCACGCGCCGCTAAGGAACGATGTGATGCGGGTTATGGAGTCGGGTCCACCGGCAAGTCGGTCTATCTGGACTTCAAGGATGCAATTGCCCGCGACGGCGAAGATGTGATTCGTCAGAAGTACGGCAATCTGTTTCATATGTATCAAAAGATCACCGACGAGGACCCGTACCACGCGCCGATGCGGATCTATCCGGCCGTGCACTACACGATGGGTGGATTGTGGGTGGACTATAATCTGCAAAGCACGATCCCGGGCATGTTTGTGTTGGGCGAAGCCAATTTCTCAGACCATGGGGCCAACCGTTTAGGGGCCAGTGCCCTGATGCAAGGACTGGCGGACGGATACTTCGTCGCTCCTTACACGGTCGGCAACCACTTAGCCAGCGTCAAATTGCCGCGGGTTACGACTCACCATCCGGCGTTCCAAGAAGCGGTCGTCGATGCCCGCAATCACACCGAAGCGATGCTGAAAATTAATGGCAATCGCTCAGTGGATAGCATTCATCGCGAATTGGGACACATCATGTGGGACCATTGCGGCATGTCGCGCAGTGATGCGGGTTTGCGAGAAGCGATCGAAAAAATCCGTACATTACGCGAGGAGTTCTGGCAAAACCTCAAAGTGCTCGGTGCGGGAGAAACGCTAAATCAAAATCTGGAATATGCTGGCCGGTTGGCCGACTTTCTGGAGTTCGGCGAATTGCTCGCCAAGGATGCATTGGAGCGTGAGGAATCGTGCGGCGGGCACTTCCGCGAGGAATATCAAACCGGTGAGAATGAAGCCCGCCGGGATGACGAAAACTTCTGCCACGTCGCCGCTTGGCAATACAATGGTGAGGCCTCAGAGCCGACACGTCATACCGAGCCGCTCAGCTTTGAAACCGTGAAACTCACCCAGAGGAGTTACAAATAG
- a CDS encoding succinate dehydrogenase cytochrome b subunit translates to MTSLIRALSSSIGKKLLMGITGLALCGFLVVHLSGNFLLYVGAEQYDAYAHALHSQKILLPIAETGLFILLILHIALGIITARENWAARAVRYDMQRSKVVETTSKGAPNFASKYMFVTGLVVLMFLLVHLGHFKFDVISPSPEGLTEFANASRILSQGFTHIVYLVGTLVLGFHLLHGFQSAFQSLGINHPKYTKPIKILGILFAMTISLGFASFPLMGIFGYFSGESTPPVAEAPESPATAAPE, encoded by the coding sequence TTGACCTCGCTGATTCGAGCCTTGTCGTCATCGATCGGCAAGAAGCTCTTGATGGGCATCACCGGTCTGGCACTTTGCGGATTTTTGGTCGTACACCTATCGGGAAACTTTTTGTTGTACGTCGGTGCTGAGCAGTACGACGCCTATGCCCATGCTCTGCATTCGCAAAAGATTTTGCTGCCCATCGCTGAAACGGGGTTGTTCATCCTGTTGATTTTGCATATCGCGCTGGGAATCATCACAGCCCGCGAAAACTGGGCCGCCCGCGCAGTGCGGTACGACATGCAACGCTCCAAGGTCGTCGAAACGACCTCCAAAGGGGCACCGAATTTTGCCAGCAAATACATGTTCGTCACCGGGCTCGTTGTACTGATGTTCCTGTTGGTGCATTTGGGGCATTTTAAGTTCGACGTGATCTCCCCCAGCCCAGAAGGGTTAACAGAATTCGCCAATGCCTCGCGAATTCTCAGTCAAGGCTTCACCCACATCGTGTATTTGGTCGGGACCTTGGTCCTGGGCTTTCACCTGTTGCACGGATTTCAAAGCGCGTTTCAATCTTTGGGAATCAATCACCCGAAATACACCAAGCCGATTAAGATTTTGGGGATTCTCTTCGCGATGACAATCAGCTTGGGATTTGCGTCTTTTCCGCTGATGGGGATCTTTGGGTATTTTTCGGGAGAGAGCACACCTCCGGTAGCAGAGGCACCGGAAAGCCCAGCCACGGCAGCCCCCGAATGA
- the rnr gene encoding ribonuclease R: MPKIEQQILELLAKPEYKPVKAVPLAKLLKVPKKNLPAFREALDALVESGAVFATRNGLLRATPPHGFVTGVIKKAAGGFGFLIQHAETAQFKEDIYIAPKNLGNALTGDEAIVKLLKGKGRDGDRVRGRVEQILQRATNAFVGTYFESGGRSYVQVDGTNFSDPIFVGDPGAKGAQPDDKIVFEMVRFPSHFRQGEGVITEVLGARGAPGVDTAAVIHEYGLPDAFPEDVLEEARIQAQQFDESELGDRVDLTGETIVTIDPKTARDFDDAISLSRSDDGHWHLGVHIADVSHFVQPGTRLDQEAQQRSTSVYLPDRVLPMIPEVISNSLASLQQGKVRFTKSAMIEFSPEGMPIHVELKNTAIKVVRRFAYEQVLPIIFHPEEHKSRAPARVRDLLARMYELAMLLRARRFARGALELSMPETKIVLGKDGEVIGAKSVEHDASHQIIEEFMLAANIAVADKLAEKGIAFLRRVHDAPDEAKLKSFGEFVTSLGFELKQYQSKSHVQDLLNAVRDQPLMRAVNYALLRSMKQAVYSPDELGHYALSEENYCHFTSPIRRYPDLTIHRIVDRLIKGDKRHEDALELVALGQHCSFNERRAEQAERELIKVKLLTYLSDQIGLEFDAVITGVQKFGFFCQGLELPAEGLVHISTLAEDFYDYEQESHRIVGRRSGQEYRLGGTVRVVVTHVDVDRRELNFRVLATTTNSSATKNSSAKKKQSKKRQPPTQSSKPSAKKAGKQPRKKSNKKKAAASREKAKRKKKAKKQMTAPKKGAHKKRSSAGGKPSKRRRNKRGGA; encoded by the coding sequence ATGCCGAAAATTGAACAACAGATACTCGAACTTCTGGCCAAACCCGAGTACAAGCCCGTTAAAGCGGTTCCGCTGGCCAAACTCCTCAAAGTACCCAAGAAAAATCTACCCGCATTTCGGGAGGCGTTGGACGCCTTAGTGGAATCGGGGGCGGTTTTTGCCACCCGCAATGGACTGTTGCGGGCGACTCCTCCGCACGGTTTCGTGACGGGCGTGATCAAAAAGGCTGCAGGGGGGTTTGGATTTCTAATCCAGCACGCCGAGACGGCCCAGTTCAAGGAAGACATCTACATTGCCCCCAAAAACTTGGGCAATGCGCTGACCGGCGATGAAGCGATCGTCAAATTGCTCAAAGGAAAGGGCCGGGACGGGGATCGCGTGCGGGGACGCGTGGAACAGATTCTGCAGCGGGCGACCAACGCGTTTGTGGGAACCTACTTCGAAAGCGGCGGCCGCAGCTACGTGCAGGTCGACGGCACGAACTTCAGCGACCCCATTTTCGTGGGGGATCCCGGTGCCAAGGGGGCGCAACCGGACGATAAAATCGTGTTCGAAATGGTCCGTTTTCCCAGCCATTTCCGGCAAGGAGAAGGGGTCATTACCGAAGTGCTCGGGGCGCGGGGAGCACCGGGAGTCGATACGGCGGCTGTCATTCACGAATATGGATTACCCGACGCATTCCCAGAAGACGTGTTGGAAGAAGCGCGGATCCAAGCGCAGCAATTCGATGAGTCCGAACTGGGAGATCGCGTGGATTTGACCGGCGAGACGATCGTGACCATCGATCCCAAGACCGCGCGAGATTTTGACGATGCGATTTCCCTCTCGCGGAGCGACGACGGACATTGGCATCTGGGCGTGCACATTGCCGATGTTTCACACTTCGTTCAGCCTGGGACACGGCTGGATCAAGAGGCGCAACAGCGGTCAACGAGCGTCTATCTGCCCGACCGCGTGTTGCCGATGATCCCGGAAGTGATTTCCAATTCGCTGGCGAGCCTGCAACAGGGCAAAGTCCGCTTTACAAAATCGGCAATGATCGAGTTTTCCCCCGAAGGGATGCCGATTCATGTCGAACTCAAGAATACCGCCATTAAAGTCGTACGGCGATTTGCTTATGAGCAAGTTTTGCCGATCATTTTTCATCCTGAGGAGCACAAATCGCGAGCGCCGGCCCGGGTGCGGGATTTATTGGCGCGGATGTACGAACTGGCAATGTTGTTGCGAGCGCGGCGTTTCGCCCGTGGGGCGCTGGAACTCTCGATGCCGGAAACCAAGATTGTGCTCGGCAAAGATGGCGAGGTGATCGGAGCCAAGTCGGTCGAACATGACGCGAGCCATCAAATCATCGAGGAATTCATGTTGGCGGCGAATATTGCCGTCGCCGATAAGTTGGCTGAAAAGGGGATCGCTTTCCTCCGCCGCGTGCATGATGCGCCGGACGAAGCCAAACTCAAATCCTTCGGCGAGTTTGTGACTTCACTCGGCTTTGAACTGAAGCAATATCAAAGCAAGTCGCATGTGCAAGATTTGCTCAATGCAGTTCGTGACCAACCGCTGATGCGGGCGGTGAATTATGCACTGTTGCGCAGCATGAAGCAGGCGGTTTACTCCCCGGACGAACTGGGGCACTATGCCTTATCTGAGGAGAATTATTGCCACTTCACCAGTCCGATTCGGCGTTACCCCGACTTGACCATCCACCGCATTGTGGACCGTTTGATCAAGGGGGACAAACGGCATGAGGACGCTTTGGAATTGGTGGCGCTGGGGCAGCACTGCTCGTTCAATGAACGCCGTGCCGAACAGGCAGAGCGGGAACTGATCAAGGTCAAGCTGCTGACGTACCTGTCTGATCAAATCGGATTGGAATTCGATGCGGTGATCACCGGTGTGCAGAAATTTGGATTTTTCTGCCAGGGGCTGGAGTTACCCGCCGAAGGATTGGTGCATATCTCGACCTTGGCCGAGGATTTCTACGACTACGAACAGGAATCGCATCGGATTGTTGGACGCCGTTCGGGACAGGAATATCGCTTGGGAGGCACGGTGCGGGTGGTGGTTACGCACGTCGATGTCGATCGCCGCGAATTGAACTTCCGGGTCTTGGCAACAACAACGAATTCGTCGGCGACAAAAAATTCGTCTGCCAAGAAAAAGCAAAGCAAAAAACGGCAGCCCCCCACCCAAAGCAGCAAGCCATCCGCAAAAAAAGCAGGCAAACAGCCCCGCAAAAAGTCGAATAAGAAAAAGGCAGCTGCGAGCCGGGAAAAAGCGAAACGAAAGAAAAAAGCAAAGAAACAGATGACTGCGCCGAAAAAGGGAGCCCACAAAAAACGTTCTTCCGCAGGCGGAAAACCAAGCAAACGCCGTCGTAACAAGCGGGGCGGGGCATAA